The nucleotide window CGCATCGTCACGATGCTGTGGTAGCGTAGGGCGTAGAAGATGGTCACGTAACGGTCAATGGCGATAGCTAGAAGGTTACAGATTGAGGCCACCAGGGAGATACAGATGATGGAGTCAAAGAAGTTGTCCATGAGTTGAATAAAGTGGTCATCTGCCACAATCAACCGACTGTTCAGCGCAGCGATAACCACCGTCTCTAGTGAGTTGGAGACACTCACCAGCATGTCAGCAGCAGCAAGACTACACAGGAGTACATACATGGGTGAGTGGAGGTTCTTGTTCTTCACCACTGCCAAGATCACCAAGATATTCTCCAGAAGGCTGACGATCCCCAGTGTCAGGAACACCTCAGCTTGGATGTGGACTGCCTCACATAGACCAGGCTCGATGCCGGTCCCGGTGCCGGTCAGGTTCCCCTGTTCGTCCTCCCCGGCCAGAGACTCCCTGGTGGTTTCATTGAGCCGAAGGTCCAGCGGCAGCAGATGTCTATAAGTGTTGTTCATCAGGTGGGAATTTGGACAACAGTTCACTGAGGGAGATGCAGGAATGCAGGGATACAAGGTAGTGAGTGAGCCACCTGCCCCTTAAGAGCCTCTTCTGGAGCCCTGCTGCTGATCGTTTTTACTCCTCCTCTTAGATCAGAGCTAGAGAGAACTGTGGTTATCTGTTTTGCTCCTGAGCTCTGAGAGCACTGTAAGCCCCCCTGGTCCAATTCAATGAACACACAGACAGCCTGAACATGGGTGTTTGtgtatacacacaaatacacgtaAGCAcacttgtgcacacacacacacacacattcagtagTTTGACATAGACTAAGTTGTTTCACGTTACGCAATTTTCACTTGACCTGATAATACTTAATCGATGacagtagccctttcctgcagtcaaattacctAGTGGCCTCAGGGGTGGAATAATATTAATATTTTCTTATGTACATGTCATAACCAGtcataaaataatgcaatatatgtcacaacaggtgtaaatatatgggtcatgacagtgttacgagatattatgacaggttatgacaagttatgtcagttgTTATGACATTTTATAACATGGTTATGACTGTGTCATAAAGTGTTATGACAATGgctgtcaagtaaagtgttagcAATATTTTTCTAAatgtcataattaataaacattatttcaattttgttatatttcagtcttcggtgatgtatataaagtgtaatattgggatacaaactcaaaattgaatacatttcaactcaataTCTGACATGGtccaggtgtcttcttttttgtaAGCCCAttaccatgtgtgtgaggtgtatacttttgtttcaaagtagatttgtttaaaactacCAAGAAactagcccactgcagtaaagggTGAATTCTATTTGACTGCCTTCTTGAAAGTAAAAATAACCTAGCTAATTGAGAAACTTACAGTTAATTCAACTGACAAGACTGATGGTGCATGTCAAATCTAAATAGAGAAGAATCATTGTTTCAAAAGTAGCTCTTTTGCACAAAATTATTTAAAACAAAGAGATTTGGTtgtgcacacaaaaaaatataattttagCATTTAGTTCTTATAGTAGCTACTAGCTAGAACCTGAGACATATGTCCTTATTCTCTCTATGAGACTTGTCAGAACATatatgtcagagcagctcatagattactgcacctgtacataacccatctacaatttagcccaaacaactacctctttacctactgtatttattaattaatttattttgctcctttgcaccccattatttctgtctctactttgcactttcttccactgcaaaccaaccattccagtgtttttttttagtttttattttacttgctgtgttgtactcacttcgcctccatggccttttatatttttatttatttatacatatatttgtttgccttcacctcccttatctcacctcacttgctcacattgtatatagacttatttttttttcactgtattattgactatatgtttgttttactccatgtgtaactatgtgttgttgtatgtgtcgaactgctttgctttatcttggccaggtcgcaattgtaaatgagaacgtgttctcaatttgcctacctggttaaataaaggttaaataaaaaaaaaattaaaaaaaataaatatatgcaTAAGAACAGGTCTAACCTTTTCTGTCTGTTTGCATTTCATCCAAGATAGCATTACACAACTGGCATGGATTaagactttttgttgttgttgtgatctTTACAAATGAGGTGGGAAGACAGTTGATGTGCAGTCAAGCTGGAAATGCCAATATTCAGGGTCATAGCAGGTAAAAAGTAAACAGGGGGAAATTTTTTTCATCTAAGAGCATAGTTGCTTAGTTGTACTGTCTGCTAAGCGTAAACCACAATGTCATGTCCTAATCTGGTTCAACAGACACAGTTAGCCTGGGGATGAGGTTATTGTTATGACTCATGGCTTTCATAACCACGTCTTTATAACAATTCAATAATGATGAGATGGGAGACGGGAATCAGTTAAGCTATTGGCATCTCAACATACACAACTCCCATGAAGCTCTGCGGCAAAACCCCAATACACAACAGTTATGGTTAGTCCATTGCCTGTAGCTAtggctgactgtctgtctctaacctcctcctcacCTAATCTGCATGCACCCTGTTATACTGATTATGTTATTTAGCAGGAAGAATACCTAATAATATATTTATATGAGTAAAACTTCACTTGTGCAGATCACAAACTCGTTATTACCGTTGCTGAGGAGTCTTTCTTCCTTTAAGAAACTTTAATATTAATCGGTTTCCACACATACTGTATTTTTCACACATACCACAAACCAGTTTGTATGTATGACACATGTTATGACACTAGAGGGCACCTCTGCATCACAGATAATAGTTCAACTGTGGAAAGTACTGCTTATTCCTGTGACCAAGAGCAATGGAGGGTTGGCTCTGACCTCTAAGAGGCCACCAGAGTCGTGCCAGCAGTGAAGAGACCGTTTCTGGCCAGGTAGTTATAAATGGCTTTAGAAAGCCGAATAGAGAGGCAGCTACTCCTGTGGGAGAGAAACAAGCCTGCCATTGCCTTCGATTGAGCATTGCCAGATCAGACAGTTGGCTACCAAGTTTTTATCCTGCTTTTAACACCAATGTCTTTTAAAGTAGCCTATGTCCTCACTTCACATTTGTAGATGGAGAATTTACGATTAGGCTTATCGCTTAAAGGAACGTCTGCAATGGCGGGAGCCACCATTGAAAACAACAATGAACTGAAGTCACCTTTTTATTAAACCAGCCACTAAAACAATAGAATGTATCTATCAATTATCTACCAAAAACAACTAaatgctgcatttacacaggctgcccaattcttattttttttgcacttattggtcttttgaccaatcaaatcAGCTCTGAATAagagctgatgtgaaaagatctgatgtgattggtcaaaagaccaattagtgagaaaaatatcagaattgggcttccAGGTGTAAATGCTGCCTATTTTAACTGTGTATAGTCACGTGTTACAGATTACCATTGTAATCTCCATGTATTTGGTCTCCATTTGTTTCCAAACATATGATTTCTGCAAAATTCGGACCTTTGTGGCACATGTCTGTGGTTCAAGTCCCTATCCTCTTAAAATGAAGTTTACATGGTTTACCTATGTGGCCCCTTCCCTTGTGTGATCAACCATGAATGATTTTTGATGACTGTTGACATGGCTGGCATCCATTTTGCAGGGAGGAACCAGAAAGACAAGACTACTGGAATTGTTAAAATGTTGGTTATTATCAGTAAAACACAATAAATCACATACAAATTGTGCAATCACAGAGCAAGCTCAACTTGCGCGCGCATCCCTAATAACTTGAACAATGCGTTATGAGTTAACCTGTTAGCCAATAGTTAATCTTCTCCAAGAGGGCAAAAACAACGGAGTCAAAGTGATAAAAGTGAGGCTTCAAAATTCTGCACTCCGGCATCACATAACAAGCGTTGGTGCACTTCAATAAAATAATATTCGTCATGGAAATGGAAACAATATCAACGTTCGCTAAGAAGCTTTGGTGCGTCAAGAAACAACTTATTCTCGTCCTCACTCCGCTTATTCTCCTCCCGTTACTTTTTGGTCTACCGGAAAAGGTAAGTGGTTATTGGAAGAAACACAAATCTTGCTACTCTAACCATTTATTTCTCTAACTCACAAGAAAAAGTAGTTTTATAACTGTATATAACTAAGCCAAATTGCTGAACCACATAAAATTGTCATGACCTACTACTGAAAGTCAGGCAATGGTTAAATACAGTATTGCCACATAGCCTAAAACTGATATGATTAATAATATCCACACCTGCCTTTAAATCTGAACACCCATTAAACCAACATCTGTTGGAATAAGACTTCACTGAAATTATAATCAGGATCATAAAACGTGCCATTAGATTTAAAAACAGGACATGGTCCCGCTTCATCATATAGCTAAAACATCAATCCTCACATTAATAACTCGACCCTAACTCCATTCACCCCTCTTAATCATAGCCATAACCCAATTGGAGACCTAACCAACCAATCTGAGACCTAACCCAGCTATTAATAACTTCATGGGCTTATTTATTTACAATTCCCCCCTAATTTTgcaattccacacacagaaaaAAAGTACATTCCTTATACATTTGTCTTTCCACAGCGTGATACAAACATTAATGAAATAGATAACCTTTGGCATTTACTCTTAATGTTCACCAACATGTTTCTGTTATGTTTTTCAGGAGGGGAAATGTCTGTATGTGGTGCTGCTAATGGCTGTGTTCTGGTGCACAGAGGCTCTTCCCTTAGCTGTCACTGCCATGCTACCTGTTTGCCTCTTTCCAACAATGGGAATTCTTCCATCCCAAAAAGTCTGCCCTCAGTACTTCCTCGATACCAATTTTCTCTTTCTCAGCGGTCTTGTGATGGCATCAGCTATCGAGGAATGGGGTCTGCATCGCAGAATAGCTCTGAAAGTTCTTAAGATTGTTGGAGTCAAACCAGCCTGGTGAGAAGTCTATATCGCCATATATACAACAGtaatacatttatcataatttatATTTTGGGATTATTTTCCATTATCTAATATGAATCCACTACATATGGCAAAATATACATAAtcatgtttttaatttttttttattgaacctttatttaactaggcaagtcatttaataacaaattcttatttacaatgacggcctaccaaaaggcaaaaggtgtcctgcggggacgggggactgggattaaaaattaaaaataaatacaatataaatataggacaaaacacacatcacaacaagagagacaacacaacactacataaagagagacctaagacaacaacatagcaaggcagcaacacatgacaacacagcatggtagcaacacaacataacaacaacatggtagcaacacaacattgtGGCAGCACAaatcatggtacaaacattattgggcacagacaacagcacaaagggcaagaaggtagagacaacaatatatgacacaaagcagccacaactgtccatgattgagtcattGAATGAagatattgagataaaactgtccagtttgagtgtttgttgcagctcgttccagtcgctagctgcagtgaactgaaaagagaagcgacccagggatgtgtgtgctttggggacctttaacagaatgtgactggcagaacgggtgttgtatgtggaggatgagagctgcagtaggtatctcagatagggggagagtgaggcctaagagggttttataaataagcatcgcaaagggtatacagagatgaccagtttacagaggagtatagagtgcagtgatgtgtcctataaggagcattggtggcaaatccgATGGCCGAatagtaaagaacatctagccgctcgagagcacccttacctgccaatctataaattatatctccgtaatctagcatgggtaaaatggtcatctgaatcaggtttagtttggcagctgggctgaaagaggagtgattacgatagaggaaaccaagtctagatttaactttagcctgcagctttgatatgtgctgagagaaggacagtgcaccgtctagccatactcccaagtacttgcatgaggtgactacctcaagctctaaaccctcagaggtagtaatcacacctgtgggaagaggggcattcttcttaccaaaccacatgacctttgttttggaggtgttcagaacaaggttaagggtagagatagcttgttggacactaagaaggCTTTGTTggagagcatttaacacaaaatccggggaggggccagctgagtgtaagactgtatcatctgcatttaaatggatgagagagcttcctactgcctgagctatgttgttgatgtaaattttgaagagcgtggggcctaggatcgagccttgggttactcccttggtgacagtcagtggctgagacagcagattttctgactttatacactgtactctttgagagaggtagttagccatccaggccaaagacccctcagagacaccaatactccttagccggcccacaagaatggaatggtctaccgtatcaaaagctttggccaagtcaacaAAAATAGCAGCGCAATAtttcttagaatcaagggcaatggtgacatcattgaggacctttaaggttgcagtgacacatccataacctgagcggaaaccagattgcattcccgagagaatactatagacatcaagaaagccagttagttgattattgacaagtttttccaacacttttgagaAACAGGGCAAAATATAAATAGGCCTagaacagttaggatcagcttgatctcccctttaaataaaggacaaaccgtggctgccttccaaacaatgggaacctccccagaaaggagagaggctAAAAAGGtgggagataggcttggcgatgataggggcagcaaccttaaagaagaaagggtctaaaccatctgacccagatgtttttttgtggtcaagtttaaggagctcctttagcacctcggactcagtaaCTGCCtgagggagaaactttgtagcggggcaggggaaaaagagggagatgcatcagggatagtcgcattagaaggggtgggagattaggaaatgttggacgggcaatgaggcatggctgagtcaaataggaatcctgacttaatgaagtggtgattaaagagctcagccatgtgcttcttgtcagtaacaaccacatcatcaacattaagggacatgggcagctgtgaggaggagggtttattctccaggtcattAATCGTTTTCCAGagcttcttggggttagacccacagagagagtactgctccttaaagtaactaactttggccttccagatagcctgagtgcacttatttctcatttgcctgaatgatagccagtcagcctgagtatgcgtgtgcctttcgccaaatgcaattcttaaGGTGGAGTAACTcggcaagatcacggtcgaaccaggggctaaatctgtttttaattctcattttctttatgggggcgtgtttgttaacaataccactgaaaatttcaaaaaagaaggtccaagcgtcttcgagcTGATTCTCTACCATTTTACATAGGCCAGTTGTTATCAGAAATGTTATTGATAATCATAGTATTGATTTGTCACTCCACTTACACCTGACCCATGtgcccatctctctccccatacagGTTGATTTTGGGAATGATGATCACCTCTGCCTTCCTGTCCATGTGGCTCAGCAACACAGCAACAACGGCCATGATGCTTCCCATTGCTAACGCCATCCTGGAGAGCCTCTTTGGGGACCTGGCCACTCTGAAGGAGAACTGCAAGGtgaaagaggagacagagggtgagtTGCTGTGTAGGGTTTCTCCAACTGTCCCACACACATCTAGCGAAAAGATTAAGACCTATACAGTAGCTAAGCCAGGACAAATGTAGTCTATCAACACTGAAGGGTAGAATTAATGCTAATTGTTTGTAGTGCTTACCcaagggtgtcaaactcaaaccatggagggccaagtgtctgctgattttagttttttcctttcaatttgtGTCCAGTTAAGACCTATACAAACAAgtgagaggagttcctaactgatcagtgaccttaattcatcaatcaaataagagggaggagcgaaaacccacagacactcgggcctctgtggaatgagtttgacacctgccttacacagacaaacagactatACTTTAATTTTCTATAGctaagaatgatgtttccacattAAAACTGTAATATGTAACTCAGGGTGTGAACTATCATATTGCCTTCAGAGCACGACATGTCAAGTTATTCAATATTCAAATGGTAATTTATTGATTATAGTAGCCACCTTTCAAGTCATTTATTAAATATGACAGAGGTCTACAGACAAGCTAGTTAGAAAACTGGAACTCACAGGCTTTGATTACATATAAATTGTTAATATCTCTGTTATAGCTTGTCTCATTCATACTATAGCTATGTATACTGTAGCATCAAACTAGTTGGTTTATGGGAAACATATTGATTCTCCTTAGAGGCAGTTACACTTAGATAACCCCCTAAATCTCCTTCAAATTGGTATTCAATATGGAATTATTATGTCTAAGCCTGTCCTTAAAAATATTTAGTCATTTGTCACTGCACAGTGAACAATGGAGAGAATAACTCTAACAACCTGTTAACTTCAACATCCATCAGGTCAATCACAAGTAAAGCTGCATTCACTGCCCTGTGAAAAACAGATCTTGTCTATAGATGGGTAAGAAAGGAAGCATAAACAAACTATTTTAGCTCTCATGTTGGATTCACGGTTATCATGTAGCTATTTACTAGCATTGTTACAATCTGTTTGGTTACATTTCCCTATATTATATCTTAAGAACTGATGGGATGGTGCGGTCAAATGGGAGGACTGCACAAGAGATCAGGACAGAGTCAGAGTACCAGATGAAGGTGTGGAAAGGCTTCCTGATCTGTATCCCATACGCTGCCAGTATCGGAGGGACTGCCACCCTGACAGGCACGGCGCCAAACCTCATCCTCATTGGACAACTTAAGAGGTACCCAAGTTGAGGACTTGACTGATCTCTCTTTCTCCTACTGTATCTGTACATACCCTCTCATAGACCTCACAGGCCCATCAGATAGAGCAATAAAGGTATGTAAGGAGAAAAAGTATCCCTGAGAAGGTCTATGAAAGGGTTTTAACCATTATGAAAAAAGAtgagtactgctctgtttcagacTTCAGAAGTCCCTCTGAAagccccagtgcagtcaaaaattagATTTTCCTGTGctttatatatacactgagtataccaaacattaggaacccccccccccttctccccccttttcccctcagaacagcctcaatttgtcgggcgTAGACTACAAGGTgttaaaagcgttccacagggatgctgacccatgttgactctaatgcttcccacggttgtgtcaagttggctggatgtcgttttgggtggtggaccattcttgatacatgcgggaaactgttgagtgtgaaaaattcagcagcgttgcagttttagtataagagctgtttgaaaagaccgccggAAATTTCAGCcggttttggtgggatggagttttggcctgcctggtggcaTCACCAAATGAttcaatagaccaataagaaagagttctaaacctctctgccaataacagctagttttcagtttccccctccccactcagacagtcctagctaaattctttcttgagaaattgctcttgctAAGAGGCAAGAGCAATATGATATTGAGGACCTTTAAAGGCATATGACACCAACCTGACAACCTGATTTAGGATTTTACTGGCAAATAGCTGTGTTTGAAGAACATGTTACATTTTAGACCATAAAATACGACTTTTTTCATGTTTGCTGTACCGTTTTTGACAGTTGCTTATTTGTGTCCTAGTTACTTCCCAGAGTGCGACTTGATAAATTTTGGCTCTTGGTTTGCATTCGCCTTTCCTCTCATGGTGCTCTTCCTCATCTTGGCATGGCTGTGGATTTCTTTCCTCTACGGGGGCTTGAATACGCGGTATGgtggtcaaatcaaatctaagTTCCTCAAAAGTGTGTAATATAAAAACGTGACCATAGATGATTATATATGCAGTCTGTGCTAGAGTTCTAAGATTTTTGCCTGTACACTTTTTAAAATAATATGAAGTAATACATTTTCCTACCTGTCAGATACATTCACACTATTTTAATACTATTTGTTGTGTTCAGGTTATGTGTGAAGAAACAGGACGAAAGAGCACAAGCAGAGAAAAAAGCAGAGGCTGTTATTGATGAAGACTACAGAAAACTAGGCCCCATAAAGTAAGGGACTCTAGCCTTATCTCTAGACTAAATCACAGGCAACATGCTCTAATCTTAAATCATGCCCTATACCAGGGTTGGCCAATTCTGGTTCAGGAGGGCCACATTGTTCGCATGCTTTAGATTGTTTATTTTATTCAGTTGGATGGAACAAAATCCTGCTACAACCCTCCAGGACTAAGGATTCCTCAATGACGGGGATTCCTCAATGACAACAATTTCCATCTTCCATTTTAGTTTTGCAGAAGGATCCATCGCATTCTTTTTCATTTTGTTTGCCGTTCTCCTGTTCACAAGAGATCCCAAATTTGTAACTGGATGGTCCACATTTTTCAACAAAGGGTAAGACAGATAAGCTTGCTACAAGCTAACAAGGCACTACCCGTTACCTCGGAAATGTCTGTATAATTCACTGGAGGCATGAGGAAACCAGCTGCATCATGACTTCCTCTTCTCTGATTCTCTTCCTACTGTAGGTATGTGTCAGATGCGACCACTGGAGTGATCATTGCGTCAATCCTATTTTTCTTCCCTTCCCAGAAgccctctcttagctggtggtttgATTCTAGAGGTCAGTACTTGAAAGGACATGTCCCAAATAATAAGAAATATTTTGGAATATGTAGATGGAAATACCACTGCCTCCAGTCATATCACCTTTCTGTACTGATATAGAGGACACATTGGATGTTTTCGAATCAAAAGATTAAATGGAGCAGCTGTATGCATATACTGTAGATCAAGGGTTTTAAACTCacattatttaagcaataaggcccaaagattgtggtatatggccaattatCCTCAGCTAAGGGCTGTTTTTAATCACGACGCAACactgagtgcctggatacagaccttagccgtggtatattggccatataacacaaacccgaggtgccttattgctattataaactggttaccaacgtaattagagcagtaaaaatcaatattttgtcatacccatggtatacggtctgatttaccacggctgtcagccaatcagcattcagggcttgaaccacccagtttataatattaattataccatggcattgttgaatacttccCTATAACGCATGGTATAtttgcacggtagaattcaatggctatagttcattcttCCATGTTCTATATTTGAGCAGCTTTTGAAAAcaaaagtcgaattgaaaacattattggcattgttgaattcgattttcataatgGCAAGCTAGAATTCATGGTTTGGTTAGCCAAACTAGCGAGCCTGTTTGGTTACCACGGCAACTACTAATGCACTtactagctacttcagtggatgttgaacacatttctaccagcaaatgaacacatttctttaaattatagccatggtataaaagggataatcaactatgcattctctggaaaataatgaaaCTCCTTGGAAGGTCATTTCCACTCTGCTAGCACGTTGTTGAACACACCTTCTGCatcgttcattattttccatagaatgcAGAGGCCtttgttgattatcccttacatcaTGCCTCACCAGAAATAAATTACAGTACAGATgtcgtatcttaatttgatcacgctGTTGTTAcaggaattttcctgcacagcgtAGAATACACtacacttgtagtgtattcaaggtttaaaaaggcttttaaAGTTTGGAATTTCTACTTTAAAATTTCAAACTtaatttgccctaatgaaaaatgtatcaacctctacaaaaaatgacaattaattataatccatataataactcacatttcctgttgctgaaggattattatactgctgtagcaaactggctccaattaagatcctacatctgtatcatTGACTACTATCAAAGTAGaatattctttctttctttcattagTCCATTTCTGAAGTGCAAAACTTGCATTGGCTCTGTTGTTAGGTACTGTAAATCACCTGAGGAATGTTAATGACGTAGATTAGTCTGAGCAGCATTCTGTTGTGAGGTAAGACTGTAGCCCCTTTGTTTGTGTGATTATTATTCATCTCTCAAAAGTGTGTCGCCACACTTTGGTTTGCTCTGTTTACTCTGCTCTAcagctgaagtcagaagtttacaaacaccttagccaaatacatttcaactcagtttttcacaattcctgacatttaatcctagtaaaaattccctgtcttaggtcagttaggatcaccactttattttaagaatgtgaaatgtcagaataatagtagagagaatgatttatttcagcttttatttatttcatcacattcccagtgggtcagacgtttatatacactcaattagtatttggtagcattgcctttaaattgtttaacttgggtcaaatgtttcaggtagccttccacaagcttcccacaataagttggcccattcctcctgacagagctggtgtaactgcgtgagatttgtaggcctccttgctcgca belongs to Salvelinus alpinus chromosome 28, SLU_Salpinus.1, whole genome shotgun sequence and includes:
- the LOC139557555 gene encoding melanocortin receptor 3-like; this encodes MNNTYRHLLPLDLRLNETTRESLAGEDEQGNLTGTGTGIEPGLCEAVHIQAEVFLTLGIVSLLENILVILAVVKNKNLHSPMYVLLCSLAAADMLVSVSNSLETVVIAALNSRLIVADDHFIQLMDNFFDSIICISLVASICNLLAIAIDRYVTIFYALRYHSIVTMRRAVLAIGGIWLTCVFCGIVFIVYSESKAVVVCLIIMFFTMLVLMATLYVHMFLLARLHIKRIAVLPAEGVVPQRTCMKGAITITILLGVFVCCWAPFFLHLILLITCPKNQLCVCYMSHFTTYLVLIMCNSVIDPVIYAFRSLEMRKTFKEILCCFSATCSIFHCKY
- the LOC139557557 gene encoding Na(+)/dicarboxylate cotransporter 3-like, which produces MEMETISTFAKKLWCVKKQLILVLTPLILLPLLFGLPEKEGKCLYVVLLMAVFWCTEALPLAVTAMLPVCLFPTMGILPSQKVCPQYFLDTNFLFLSGLVMASAIEEWGLHRRIALKVLKIVGVKPAWLILGMMITSAFLSMWLSNTATTAMMLPIANAILESLFGDLATLKENCKVKEETEGQSQVKLHSLPCEKQILSIDGTDGMVRSNGRTAQEIRTESEYQMKVWKGFLICIPYAASIGGTATLTGTAPNLILIGQLKSYFPECDLINFGSWFAFAFPLMVLFLILAWLWISFLYGGLNTRLCVKKQDERAQAEKKAEAVIDEDYRKLGPINFAEGSIAFFFILFAVLLFTRDPKFVTGWSTFFNKGYVSDATTGVIIASILFFFPSQKPSLSWWFDSRASNTPYVPLLSWKKAQECVPWNIILLLGGGFAMAKGCEESGLAAWIGAYLQPIAQVPPAVAVMFITAFLACFTEFASNTATIIIFLPVIAELAMFVKVNPLYFMIPATTGCSFAFMLPVSTPPNSIAFASGHLLVKDMVKTGFVMNILGILSVSLAMNTWGRAMFSLETYPDWARPVNMSSTVTDIQFPSDSPFNLTSLP